A single Amphiprion ocellaris isolate individual 3 ecotype Okinawa chromosome 15, ASM2253959v1, whole genome shotgun sequence DNA region contains:
- the LOC111586858 gene encoding transmembrane protein 74 produces the protein MADLELFYFEHQPEPKDASLLLLKGVSGGKWLHPGGGDAPEPRRAARPEEETSFTGKHEEEEEEGVQLTQSSSSELYEEEEVMEEEEEEDIQELYLLSDDDLSTDGSGKSVDYGFIIAVTCLVTGISLVAISYTVPRDVRVDPDSVSAREMERLEREKARVGAHLDRCVIAGLCLLTLGGVLLSTLLMVSMWKGEMMRRRAFAFSKHAARLYGSVSLRGGSSPTHLSADEDLEALS, from the coding sequence ATGGCTGATCTGGAACTGTTCTACTTTGAGCATCAGCCCGAACCGAAGGACgcctcgctgctgctgctgaagggtGTCAGCGGGGGGAAGTGGCTTCATCCCGGCGGAGGAGACGCTCCGGAGCCCCGGAGAGCTGCGCGCCCCGAGGAGGAGACGTCCTTCACTGGTAAgcatgaagaggaggaggaggaaggtgtcCAGCTGACTCAGAGCTCCTCCAGTGAACTgtacgaggaggaggaggtgatggaggaggaagaggaggaggacatccAGGAACTTTACTTGCTCTCCGACGACGACCTCTCCACCGACGGCTCCGGGAAGTCGGTGGATTACGGCTTCATCATCGCGGTGACCTGCCTGGTGACCGGCATCTCCCTGGTGGCCATCTCCTACACGGTGCCCCGGGACGTGCGCGTGGACCCGGACAGCGTGTCCGCCCGGGAGATGGAGCGTCTGGAGCGGGAGAAAGCCCGGGTGGGAGCCCACCTGGACCGCTGCGTGATCGCCGGGCTGTGCCTGCTGACCCTCGGCGGCGTGCTTCTGTCCACGCTGCTCATGGTGTCCATGTGGAAGGGCGAGATGATGCGCAGGAGAGCCTTCGCCTTCTCCAAACACGCCGCCAGGCTGTACGGCTCCGTGAGCCTGAGAGGAGGCTCCAGCCCCACGCACCTGTCAGCTGACGAGGATTTAGAGGCGCTCAGCTGA